The following proteins come from a genomic window of Pseudomonas cichorii:
- a CDS encoding DUF1523 family protein produces MKWLKRSIWLLVFVAFGLGALSLYYVLPRHDVVMVTGVEVKRMDADGVINADNVADGPTRDVYFINTEDPDTKKVVVYRNEDTGWSFPWYFKFDSADIQAKAQGYSRDSQQLALIRYYGWRIQILSMFPNITQVELTNSREQPFPIFNAIFFGVLILLVLVVVIVVKRRFRKQPRVDGVVRG; encoded by the coding sequence ATGAAGTGGCTCAAGCGGTCGATTTGGCTTTTGGTTTTCGTTGCATTCGGGCTCGGCGCACTCAGCCTCTACTACGTATTGCCGCGCCATGATGTCGTGATGGTCACGGGCGTGGAAGTAAAAAGAATGGACGCAGACGGCGTAATCAACGCCGACAACGTGGCCGACGGCCCGACCCGCGATGTCTACTTCATCAACACCGAAGACCCGGACACCAAGAAAGTCGTGGTCTACCGCAACGAAGACACCGGCTGGAGCTTCCCGTGGTACTTCAAGTTCGACTCGGCAGACATCCAGGCAAAAGCCCAGGGTTATTCTCGTGATTCACAACAACTGGCACTGATCCGCTACTACGGCTGGCGCATCCAGATCCTGTCGATGTTCCCCAACATCACTCAGGTCGAACTCACCAACAGTCGCGAGCAACCCTTTCCGATCTTCAACGCGATCTTCTTCGGCGTGCTGATTCTGTTGGTGCTGGTCGTGGTGATTGTGGTCAAGCGCCGGTTTCGCAAGCAGCCGCGGGTGGATGGGGTGGTGAGGGGGTAG
- a CDS encoding pilin — MQTQKGFTLIELMIVVAIIGILAAVAIPSYQNYTLRAQASAALASLDSAKLAVAENWSNGIAAADVCGTGASAISGCSAGGLLTATRSNPTVTVRLQAGFPATTAVGGVVSWTCTVTPANAAPNGCAGS, encoded by the coding sequence ATGCAAACACAAAAAGGTTTTACGTTGATCGAACTGATGATCGTGGTTGCGATCATCGGTATTCTGGCTGCGGTAGCCATTCCGTCCTATCAAAATTATACCTTGCGAGCGCAGGCCTCCGCTGCGCTCGCAAGCCTTGACTCCGCTAAATTGGCGGTGGCGGAGAACTGGTCTAATGGAATTGCAGCTGCTGATGTTTGCGGTACTGGTGCAAGTGCGATTAGCGGATGTAGTGCCGGAGGTTTGTTGACGGCTACTCGTTCAAACCCTACGGTTACAGTCCGCCTTCAAGCAGGGTTTCCGGCAACTACAGCTGTAGGTGGTGTTGTTTCTTGGACATGTACTGTCACACCAGCAAACGCCGCTCCTAACGGGTGCGCTGGCTCGTAA
- the coaE gene encoding dephospho-CoA kinase (Dephospho-CoA kinase (CoaE) performs the final step in coenzyme A biosynthesis.): MTNPAFKPWILGLTGGIGSGKSAAAQCFIDLGIHTVDADHVARWVVEPGRPALAQIAEHFGSDVLQASGELDRGALRSRIFQHPEERRWLEALLHPLINQEIVSYLAQAQSPYAILVSPLLIESGQYKMVQRVLVIDAPENLQIERTMQRDGSSQEQVQAILKAQAQREERLRHADNVLTNDRDPAWLKSEVERLHHFFLTLRGGQS, encoded by the coding sequence ATGACCAACCCTGCTTTCAAACCCTGGATTCTTGGCCTGACCGGCGGCATCGGTAGCGGTAAAAGTGCGGCAGCACAGTGCTTTATCGACCTGGGCATCCATACCGTAGACGCTGACCATGTCGCCCGCTGGGTGGTCGAGCCCGGACGTCCGGCACTGGCACAGATTGCCGAACACTTCGGCAGCGATGTGCTTCAAGCCAGCGGCGAACTGGATCGCGGCGCTCTGCGCTCACGGATTTTCCAGCACCCTGAAGAACGACGCTGGCTGGAAGCCCTGCTGCACCCGCTGATCAATCAGGAAATCGTCAGCTATCTGGCCCAGGCGCAATCGCCTTACGCGATTCTGGTTTCGCCGCTGCTGATCGAGTCCGGGCAATACAAGATGGTGCAACGGGTTCTGGTGATCGATGCTCCCGAAAACCTGCAAATAGAACGCACCATGCAGCGCGACGGCTCCAGCCAGGAGCAGGTCCAGGCCATTCTCAAGGCTCAGGCGCAACGTGAAGAGCGACTGCGTCACGCCGACAATGTGCTGACCAACGATCGCGACCCGGCGTGGCTGAAAAGCGAAGTCGAGCGCCTGCATCACTTTTTTCTTACTTTGCGTGGAGGCCAATCGTGA
- the pilB gene encoding type IV-A pilus assembly ATPase PilB, whose protein sequence is MSDVVLTGLAKQLVEAELLTEKTAQQAYQQARRDKISLVSYLVQNKLVKSLVLAELASDQFGVPFLDLNCLDKESQPKGLVSEKLVRQHHALPLWRRGNKLFVGVSDPTNHQAVTDIQFSTGLNTEAILVEDDKLTDAIEKLFDTGMGLGDMADVDLGLDIEQADNAKETSISGKDDADDAPVVRFVNKMLMDAIRMGSSDLHFEPYEKVFRVRFRTDGILHEAAKPPIHLASRIAARLKVMASLDISERRKPQDGRVKLRVSKSKAIDFRMNTLPTLWGEKIVMRILDPTSAQMGIDALGYEPDQKALYLEALKQPQGMILVTGPTGSGKTVSLYTGLNILNTVDINISTAEDPVEINLEGINQVNVNPRQGMDFSQALRAFLRQDPDVIMVGEIRDLETAEIAIKASQTGHMVLSTLHTNSAAETLTRLHHMGVAAFNIATAINLIIAQRLARKLCPHCKKEIEVPRETLLKEGFPESEIGKFKIYGPVGCDHCNGGYRGRVGIYEVVKKTPELERIIMEEGNSLEISKQMRKDGFNDLRTSGLHKAMQGITSLEEVNRVTKD, encoded by the coding sequence ATGTCTGATGTCGTCCTCACCGGTCTGGCCAAGCAATTGGTCGAAGCCGAGCTTCTCACTGAAAAAACTGCGCAGCAGGCTTACCAACAGGCACGGCGCGACAAGATTTCGCTGGTCAGTTATCTGGTACAGAACAAACTGGTCAAAAGTCTGGTACTGGCAGAGCTGGCATCCGATCAGTTCGGCGTGCCCTTCCTTGACCTCAATTGCCTTGATAAAGAAAGCCAGCCCAAAGGGCTGGTCAGTGAAAAGCTGGTACGCCAGCATCATGCCCTGCCTTTATGGCGGCGCGGCAACAAGTTGTTCGTAGGAGTATCGGACCCCACCAACCATCAAGCCGTCACCGATATCCAGTTCAGTACAGGCCTCAATACCGAAGCGATTCTGGTTGAGGACGACAAGCTCACCGATGCCATCGAAAAGCTGTTCGATACGGGCATGGGCCTCGGAGACATGGCAGATGTCGATCTGGGCCTGGATATCGAGCAGGCCGATAACGCCAAAGAAACTTCGATATCCGGAAAAGACGATGCCGACGACGCCCCCGTAGTGCGCTTCGTCAACAAGATGCTGATGGATGCCATTCGTATGGGCTCCTCGGACTTGCACTTCGAGCCTTATGAAAAGGTCTTTCGCGTGCGCTTTCGTACCGATGGCATCTTGCATGAAGCCGCCAAGCCCCCTATCCATCTGGCCAGCCGGATTGCCGCACGCCTGAAAGTCATGGCCAGTCTGGATATCTCGGAGCGGCGCAAGCCTCAGGATGGCCGAGTCAAACTACGGGTATCCAAAAGCAAGGCCATCGATTTTCGTATGAACACCCTGCCAACGCTATGGGGTGAAAAGATTGTGATGCGGATCCTGGACCCCACCAGCGCCCAGATGGGTATCGATGCGCTGGGGTATGAGCCGGATCAGAAAGCACTTTATCTTGAAGCACTCAAACAGCCACAAGGGATGATCCTGGTCACCGGCCCAACCGGGTCGGGTAAAACCGTTTCGCTCTATACCGGGCTGAATATCCTCAATACCGTGGACATCAATATTTCTACCGCCGAAGACCCGGTGGAGATCAACCTGGAAGGCATCAACCAGGTCAACGTCAACCCGCGCCAGGGCATGGACTTCTCCCAGGCGTTGCGAGCCTTTCTGCGTCAGGACCCGGACGTAATCATGGTGGGCGAGATCCGCGACCTGGAAACCGCAGAAATCGCGATCAAGGCCTCCCAGACCGGCCATATGGTGCTTTCCACCCTGCACACCAATAGCGCGGCAGAAACCCTGACACGCCTGCATCATATGGGCGTCGCGGCTTTTAACATTGCCACAGCCATCAACCTGATCATTGCCCAGCGTCTGGCTCGCAAACTCTGCCCTCACTGCAAGAAAGAAATCGAGGTGCCACGGGAAACCCTGCTCAAGGAAGGTTTCCCGGAGTCGGAAATAGGCAAGTTCAAAATCTACGGTCCTGTCGGTTGCGACCACTGCAATGGCGGCTACAGGGGCCGGGTCGGTATTTACGAAGTGGTCAAGAAAACCCCGGAGCTGGAACGCATCATCATGGAAGAAGGCAACTCACTGGAAATTTCAAAACAGATGCGCAAGGACGGCTTCAATGACTTGCGCACTTCAGGCTTGCATAAAGCCATGCAGGGCATCACCAGTCTTGAAGAAGTCAACCGCGTGACCAAGGATTAA
- a CDS encoding ATP-grasp domain-containing protein — translation MIWFLEGQSSQREVIMGAREALPASVRIIASHRQDRSEITGQADVALQEPRNNAERIDWVLETARELGVKVIIAGRVGSFYEAHRERFVAEGFDLVTGGTSMQTFINVDDKSLFTAAAEQAGLACIPGISASNTEELQAAYETLSRTGEVCIKPTVGIFGHGFWRFKAGVDDFRCFANPDARETSFEAYLNAYRQSDDRPPMLLMPYMPGSECSVDMVCEHGKAVAFVGRRKQGMNQTFERDSEAVRLAVEAAEHFGCDGLINVQTRDDADGKPHLLEINPRYSGGIGYTRETGINLPGIFATRRLGLKEPETHWRDNIRVKAITVAVLATV, via the coding sequence ATGATTTGGTTCCTTGAAGGCCAGTCCAGCCAGCGCGAAGTCATCATGGGCGCGCGTGAGGCGTTGCCGGCCTCGGTGCGGATTATCGCGTCCCATCGTCAGGATCGCTCGGAAATTACCGGGCAGGCCGACGTTGCCTTGCAGGAGCCGCGCAATAACGCAGAGCGCATTGACTGGGTCCTCGAAACGGCCCGCGAGCTGGGCGTCAAAGTCATTATTGCCGGGCGTGTCGGCAGTTTTTATGAAGCGCATCGTGAGCGTTTCGTGGCGGAGGGTTTTGATCTGGTCACCGGCGGCACCAGCATGCAGACCTTTATCAATGTAGACGACAAAAGCCTTTTCACTGCCGCTGCCGAACAGGCTGGTCTGGCGTGCATACCGGGGATCAGCGCAAGTAATACCGAAGAGTTGCAGGCCGCCTACGAAACCCTGTCCCGCACGGGAGAGGTGTGTATCAAGCCGACGGTGGGGATTTTCGGGCATGGATTCTGGCGCTTCAAGGCAGGCGTCGATGACTTCCGTTGCTTCGCCAACCCCGATGCCCGGGAAACCAGCTTCGAGGCGTACCTGAACGCTTATCGCCAGTCCGATGACAGGCCGCCCATGTTACTCATGCCGTATATGCCGGGCAGCGAGTGTTCGGTGGATATGGTCTGTGAACATGGCAAGGCGGTGGCCTTCGTCGGGCGCCGCAAGCAGGGCATGAACCAGACGTTCGAGCGCGACAGCGAGGCTGTCCGGCTGGCCGTGGAGGCCGCCGAGCACTTTGGCTGTGACGGCCTGATCAACGTGCAGACCCGTGACGACGCCGATGGCAAGCCGCACTTGCTGGAAATCAACCCGCGCTACTCGGGCGGTATTGGTTACACGCGGGAAACAGGTATCAATCTGCCGGGCATTTTCGCGACCCGGCGGCTTGGGCTGAAAGAACCGGAAACACATTGGCGGGATAATATTCGGGTCAAGGCCATCACCGTGGCTGTACTGGCTACGGTTTGA
- a CDS encoding SEL1-like repeat protein — protein sequence MLKFPRSQGGKLIKYTATLIALILLSNSALASLEEGVDALKIQDYASAIKYLKPESENGSIAATRYMAILYESGKGIPQNLTEAIKLYEIAANKGDAVSQTSLAALYQHGKGVNKNYKKAFDLYQKAADQGFTDAMVALADLYSDGLGTEKHPERAASLLQTASQNGSPAAQNNLAAMYMNGVGVEKNLPKAFELFQSAAKQGYVVAQRNLGTVYDRGLGVTKNSVEALKWYRASSAQGDAIAQFALAQMYQYGSGTDVDYSSALKFYKLAADQGVGAAEYQIGYIYWKGVGVSKNPSEAVKWFQQAAARNFPQAQTNLGEMYESGRGVTKNEAKAVQLYMQAAKSNYPQAEYKLAKMLKDGRGLPKNYSTAFMYFNKLAEKGMSEAQSELGVMYENGLGVDKNYEKSATLFRQASTDKSASGLKNLGRSYAKGHGVPKNLVISYALINCAHNIEVNDIDIHNELDSTQKAINEHELQKALTLSLAIDREGLTAIESFLATQ from the coding sequence ATGTTGAAATTTCCAAGATCACAGGGAGGCAAATTGATAAAATACACAGCAACACTGATCGCCTTAATATTATTATCAAACAGCGCACTTGCCTCACTGGAGGAAGGTGTCGACGCACTAAAAATACAAGACTATGCATCAGCCATAAAATACTTAAAACCAGAATCAGAAAATGGTTCTATAGCGGCCACTCGCTACATGGCAATACTCTACGAAAGTGGAAAGGGTATACCACAAAACCTCACTGAGGCTATAAAACTCTACGAAATAGCTGCCAACAAAGGGGACGCTGTTTCACAAACCAGCCTTGCTGCACTTTATCAACATGGCAAAGGTGTCAATAAAAACTATAAAAAAGCTTTTGATCTCTATCAAAAAGCAGCTGACCAAGGCTTCACTGATGCAATGGTGGCCTTGGCAGACCTGTACAGTGATGGATTAGGCACAGAGAAACATCCCGAAAGAGCAGCAAGCCTCCTGCAAACGGCATCACAAAATGGAAGTCCAGCGGCACAAAACAACTTAGCGGCTATGTACATGAATGGAGTAGGTGTAGAAAAAAACCTGCCCAAAGCTTTTGAGCTTTTTCAATCAGCCGCCAAGCAAGGGTATGTTGTGGCACAACGTAATCTGGGAACTGTATATGATCGAGGCCTGGGAGTAACCAAAAACTCTGTCGAGGCTCTCAAGTGGTATCGCGCAAGCTCTGCGCAAGGAGATGCCATCGCGCAGTTTGCACTTGCACAGATGTATCAATATGGGTCAGGTACAGACGTAGATTACTCATCTGCACTAAAATTCTACAAATTGGCCGCAGACCAAGGCGTAGGAGCAGCTGAATATCAGATTGGGTATATTTACTGGAAAGGAGTCGGAGTAAGCAAAAATCCTTCCGAGGCAGTAAAGTGGTTCCAGCAAGCTGCAGCGAGAAATTTCCCGCAAGCACAAACCAACCTGGGTGAGATGTACGAAAGCGGAAGGGGGGTTACAAAAAATGAAGCCAAAGCGGTTCAACTTTACATGCAAGCTGCCAAATCCAACTATCCTCAAGCAGAGTATAAGCTTGCAAAAATGCTGAAAGACGGGCGAGGTTTACCAAAAAACTACTCCACAGCATTCATGTATTTCAATAAACTGGCTGAAAAGGGAATGAGCGAAGCTCAAAGCGAGCTTGGAGTTATGTATGAAAATGGCTTGGGCGTTGATAAGAACTATGAAAAATCCGCCACCCTTTTCCGACAAGCGTCTACTGACAAATCGGCATCCGGCCTCAAGAACTTGGGACGGTCATATGCAAAGGGCCATGGCGTACCTAAAAACCTTGTCATCAGTTACGCATTAATAAACTGCGCGCATAACATAGAAGTCAATGACATTGATATACATAACGAGCTAGATTCAACTCAAAAGGCAATCAATGAGCATGAGTTGCAAAAGGCGCTCACACTTTCACTGGCTATTGACAGGGAAGGCCTAACTGCAATCGAAAGCTTTCTTGCAACTCAATAA
- a CDS encoding type II secretion system F family protein, protein MASKAVKVTVYTWEGLDKKGSKMTGELSGHNPALIKAQLRKQGINPTKVRKKSVSIFGNGKKIKPLDIAFFSRQMATMMKAGVPLLQSFDIISEGAENPNMRALVDFLKQEVSAGNSLATALRQKPEYFDDLYCNLVDAGEQAGALESLLDRVATYKEKTEALKSKIKKAMTYPIAVMVVAVIVSGILLIKVVPQFQSVFAGFNAQLPAFTLMVIGLSEIVQNWWLAIVGLFIVGFFMFKRAYKQSQNFRDRIDRLLLKVPIIGPLIFKSSVARYARTLATTFAAGVPLVEALDSVAGATGNVVFKNAVNKIKQDVSTGMQLNFSMRSVNVFPSLAIQMTAIGEESGALDSMLDKVATYYEDEVDNMVDSLTSLMEPMIMAVLGVIVGGLVLAMYLPIFKLGNVV, encoded by the coding sequence ATGGCTAGCAAAGCAGTCAAAGTCACTGTTTACACCTGGGAAGGCCTGGACAAGAAAGGCTCGAAGATGACAGGTGAGTTGAGCGGCCATAACCCGGCACTCATCAAGGCACAGTTGCGCAAGCAGGGCATCAATCCCACAAAAGTGCGTAAAAAGTCCGTCTCCATATTCGGCAACGGCAAGAAGATCAAGCCGCTGGATATCGCCTTTTTCTCAAGACAAATGGCGACGATGATGAAAGCAGGCGTTCCACTGCTGCAATCTTTCGACATCATCAGCGAGGGTGCCGAAAACCCGAACATGCGGGCGCTGGTGGACTTCCTGAAGCAGGAGGTATCGGCGGGCAACAGCCTGGCAACGGCCCTGCGACAAAAGCCTGAGTACTTTGACGACCTGTATTGCAACCTGGTGGATGCCGGCGAGCAGGCGGGTGCCCTTGAAAGCCTGCTGGATCGGGTTGCCACCTATAAGGAAAAGACCGAGGCACTCAAGTCCAAGATCAAGAAGGCCATGACCTACCCGATTGCTGTCATGGTTGTAGCGGTGATTGTTTCGGGTATTTTGCTGATCAAGGTCGTGCCGCAATTTCAGTCGGTATTTGCAGGTTTTAATGCTCAATTACCCGCCTTTACCTTGATGGTCATCGGCCTATCAGAAATCGTGCAGAATTGGTGGCTGGCCATCGTCGGTCTTTTTATTGTCGGCTTTTTCATGTTCAAACGAGCCTACAAGCAATCCCAGAACTTTCGTGACCGTATCGACAGACTCCTGTTGAAAGTCCCGATCATTGGGCCGTTGATTTTCAAATCATCTGTAGCTCGTTATGCACGAACCCTTGCAACAACCTTCGCAGCAGGCGTTCCGCTGGTGGAGGCACTTGACTCGGTAGCAGGTGCAACCGGGAATGTGGTGTTCAAGAATGCGGTCAACAAGATCAAGCAAGACGTTTCAACCGGTATGCAACTGAACTTCTCAATGCGTTCAGTGAATGTATTCCCGAGCCTGGCCATTCAAATGACTGCGATTGGTGAAGAGTCCGGTGCACTGGACTCCATGCTCGACAAGGTTGCGACTTACTACGAGGACGAAGTCGATAATATGGTCGACAGCCTTACCAGCCTGATGGAGCCCATGATCATGGCGGTACTCGGCGTTATCGTGGGAGGCCTGGTGCTGGCCATGTACTTGCCTATCTTCAAACTCGGAAACGTCGTCTGA
- a CDS encoding prepilin peptidase — MPLLDFLASSMLAFVIFTSVLGLLVGSFLNVVVYRLPKMMDRDWKIQAREILGLPAEPKPDTFNLILPHSSCPQCNHRIRAWENIPVISYLALGGKCSNCKTAISKRYPLVELTCGIVSGYIAWHFGFGWQAAAMLVLSWGLLAMSLIDADHQLLPDSLVLPLLWLGLIVNAFGLFTSLNDAIWGAVAGYLALWSVFWLFKLLTGKEGMGYGDFKLLGMLGAWGGWQILPLTIFLSSLVGAVLGVILMRIRQVEAGTPIPFGPYLAIAGWIALLWGGQITDSYLQFAGFK; from the coding sequence ATGCCCCTTCTCGATTTCCTGGCCAGCTCCATGCTGGCCTTCGTCATTTTCACCTCTGTTCTAGGCCTGCTGGTTGGCAGCTTTCTCAATGTGGTGGTTTATCGCCTGCCCAAAATGATGGATCGCGACTGGAAGATTCAGGCACGGGAAATACTGGGACTGCCCGCCGAGCCCAAGCCGGATACTTTCAACCTGATCCTTCCGCATTCCAGTTGCCCGCAATGCAACCACCGGATTCGCGCCTGGGAAAACATTCCGGTCATCAGTTATCTGGCCCTCGGCGGTAAATGCTCGAACTGCAAGACAGCGATCAGCAAACGCTACCCGCTGGTCGAACTGACCTGCGGGATAGTGTCAGGCTACATTGCCTGGCATTTCGGTTTTGGCTGGCAGGCTGCGGCGATGCTGGTGCTGAGCTGGGGCTTGTTGGCCATGAGCCTGATCGATGCCGATCACCAACTACTGCCGGACTCCCTGGTCCTTCCCCTGTTATGGCTGGGGCTTATCGTCAATGCCTTTGGCCTGTTCACATCCCTCAATGATGCCATCTGGGGAGCCGTGGCCGGCTATCTGGCGCTGTGGTCGGTGTTCTGGCTATTCAAGTTGCTAACCGGCAAGGAAGGCATGGGTTACGGTGACTTCAAGTTGCTCGGCATGCTCGGGGCCTGGGGCGGCTGGCAGATCCTGCCGTTGACGATCTTTTTATCGTCGCTGGTGGGCGCTGTGCTGGGCGTGATCCTGATGCGCATTCGCCAGGTCGAGGCGGGAACGCCGATTCCCTTCGGTCCTTATCTGGCCATCGCGGGGTGGATCGCTTTGCTCTGGGGTGGTCAAATAACCGACTCCTATTTGCAGTTTGCCGGTTTCAAATGA
- a CDS encoding O-antigen ligase family protein — protein MNVSVFQPGIKAVFSCVLLGGIISSLTAHQPLWALIELSVLLLCCAIASAFAQQRQNHGAQLDRLFIGFVVFICSIKILQFLSATAAAFLSFPPALDTDLLLEGFSNKRFYGQFQTFTLPLLALPLLLVSARRSIKVSIFILLSLWWMIAVTGGTRGTWLGMGAAVVVASCFGRAGRHWVGWQLAAASVGVLLFLLLFSLLPAWLGIDVVNFAGERLNTSLSARELLWQQAWTMIKERPLLGFGPMHFADIWNPYGAHPHQAILQWASEWGIPSTLCVAGLALYGLVVTGLLLRKRAYSLEPVDLLRLCLFASLVGALTQAMVDGVIVMPYSQLWLAIVIGWLLALHEWQVTPVSRNLILDRLWMACLVLGAGLIFYTIIRDFPDLENLQQQSGQGFGGPSLPRFWLRGSIAHPPE, from the coding sequence CTGAATGTCAGTGTGTTTCAACCGGGCATCAAGGCTGTTTTTTCATGTGTATTGCTGGGCGGAATCATTTCCAGCCTGACAGCCCATCAGCCTCTTTGGGCATTGATCGAGTTATCGGTCTTGTTGCTGTGTTGTGCCATCGCCAGTGCATTTGCCCAACAGCGACAAAATCACGGCGCTCAGCTTGACCGGCTTTTCATTGGCTTCGTTGTCTTCATCTGCTCTATCAAAATACTTCAGTTTCTTTCTGCAACTGCCGCAGCCTTCCTGAGTTTTCCTCCTGCTCTGGATACAGATCTGCTGTTGGAAGGTTTTTCCAACAAGCGTTTCTATGGCCAGTTTCAGACGTTTACGTTGCCGTTACTCGCCTTGCCGCTGCTGCTGGTTTCTGCGCGGCGTTCTATCAAGGTATCGATCTTTATCCTGTTGAGTCTCTGGTGGATGATCGCCGTGACAGGTGGTACGCGAGGTACATGGCTGGGGATGGGCGCTGCTGTGGTCGTGGCTTCCTGTTTCGGACGTGCCGGACGCCACTGGGTAGGCTGGCAACTGGCGGCAGCCTCAGTGGGGGTATTGCTGTTTCTTCTTCTTTTCAGTCTTTTACCCGCCTGGCTGGGCATTGACGTCGTCAACTTTGCCGGTGAGCGGCTGAATACTTCGCTGTCTGCCCGTGAGCTGTTGTGGCAGCAGGCATGGACCATGATCAAGGAGCGTCCGCTGCTGGGTTTTGGGCCGATGCATTTTGCCGATATCTGGAACCCGTATGGCGCGCATCCGCATCAGGCGATTCTGCAGTGGGCAAGCGAGTGGGGAATACCCTCCACATTGTGCGTGGCCGGACTGGCTCTTTATGGACTTGTGGTGACCGGCCTCTTGTTACGCAAGAGAGCTTACTCTCTAGAACCTGTCGATCTGCTACGGCTTTGCCTTTTCGCAAGTCTGGTTGGTGCGCTGACACAGGCTATGGTCGATGGCGTTATTGTCATGCCGTATTCGCAGTTATGGCTGGCAATAGTTATTGGTTGGTTATTGGCCTTGCATGAGTGGCAGGTCACACCGGTTTCGCGCAACCTGATTCTTGATCGCTTATGGATGGCCTGTCTTGTTCTGGGAGCAGGCCTGATTTTCTATACGATCATTCGCGACTTTCCCGACCTGGAGAATCTTCAGCAGCAGTCTGGGCAGGGTTTTGGAGGTCCTTCTCTGCCTCGTTTCTGGCTGCGGGGGAGCATTGCGCATCCCCCCGAATAA
- a CDS encoding methyl-accepting chemotaxis protein gives MESLQTLIVQVMGSSKQVHESTNRTSGEANQADGRLQRQLQELDQLATAMQEMASTAEEVARNAQAAAQAALSANDEVDSGVRVVSRSTEAIKTLAVEMDEASQAITELARLSQNIESILSVINSIAEQTNLLALNAAIEAARAGESGRGFAVVADEVRSLASRTQKSTQEIRQMIDQLQTGVKQAESRMQLNRDSASKTAEEAGAANEMLTDIRRAIIRINDMNMQIATAAEQQSATTEEINLNTTNIRDISHEVAASAEVQVRQCALMVEQVDQQDRLLRRFNV, from the coding sequence ATGGAAAGCCTGCAGACCTTGATCGTTCAGGTCATGGGCAGCTCGAAGCAGGTTCATGAAAGCACCAACCGCACTTCCGGCGAAGCCAACCAGGCCGATGGCCGTCTGCAACGACAATTGCAGGAGCTTGATCAACTGGCCACGGCCATGCAGGAAATGGCTTCCACGGCCGAAGAGGTGGCGCGCAACGCTCAGGCCGCAGCTCAGGCGGCGCTCTCGGCCAATGACGAGGTCGACAGCGGTGTGCGTGTGGTGTCGCGTTCGACCGAGGCGATCAAGACGCTGGCTGTGGAGATGGATGAGGCCAGTCAGGCGATTACAGAACTGGCCAGGCTCAGCCAGAATATCGAATCGATTCTGTCGGTGATCAACAGCATTGCCGAGCAGACCAACCTGTTGGCCTTGAACGCGGCTATCGAAGCGGCGCGGGCGGGTGAGTCCGGGCGTGGTTTTGCGGTGGTGGCCGATGAGGTTCGTTCCCTGGCCTCGCGTACCCAGAAATCGACTCAGGAAATTCGTCAGATGATCGATCAGTTGCAGACCGGTGTTAAGCAAGCCGAGTCGCGTATGCAGCTGAACCGCGACAGTGCCAGCAAGACGGCTGAAGAGGCGGGCGCGGCCAATGAGATGCTGACGGATATCCGTCGGGCAATCATCCGTATCAATGACATGAACATGCAGATTGCGACGGCGGCTGAACAGCAGAGCGCGACCACTGAAGAGATCAACCTCAACACCACTAATATCCGTGATATCAGTCATGAAGTTGCGGCCAGTGCTGAAGTTCAGGTGCGTCAGTGTGCTTTGATGGTGGAGCAGGTGGATCAGCAGGATCGTTTGCTGAGACGTTTCAATGTCTGA
- the yacG gene encoding DNA gyrase inhibitor YacG encodes MSQPTIVQCPTCGAPVEWSAASPARPFCSDRCKLIDLGAWASEEHAIPVSPDAEDELFSGDLERPLRDH; translated from the coding sequence GTGAGCCAACCAACAATCGTCCAATGCCCGACCTGTGGCGCCCCGGTGGAATGGAGCGCCGCCAGCCCTGCTCGTCCGTTCTGCTCCGACCGCTGCAAGCTGATCGACCTGGGCGCCTGGGCGTCCGAAGAACATGCGATTCCGGTCAGCCCGGATGCCGAGGACGAACTGTTCTCCGGTGATCTTGAACGTCCGCTACGCGATCACTGA